The sequence TCGCCGGCGGCGACCGGGTGTCCCGCCGGGCCCGAATGGTGCTCGCCGCGGGCGGTCCCGCGGTCCCGATCGGTCCGCTCCACCGGGAGCGGCTGCTGATCGCCGTACGGGTGCGGGCCGCGCGATGGCGGGAGTGGGCCTGCCTCGCGGCGGGGCTGCTGGTCGCGGTGCTCGGCGGGTCGGTGATCCCGTCGGCGGTGGGGGCGGCGGCGGTGCCGCTGGTCCGCCGGTGGCTGCGGGTACGGGCGCGTGAGCGGGCCCGGACGGCGCGGGCCGCCGAGGTGGTGGCCCTGTGCGGGGCGGTGGTGGGTGAACTGCGGGCGGGAGCCCAGCCCGGACAGGCGCTGACCGCCGCGATGCGCCGGACGGCCGCCGGTCCCGGCGCGCCGGGCGCGGCGGAAGCGGGGGTGCTGGCCGCAGCGGCCTTCGGCGGAGACGTGCCCGGAGCGTTGCGTCAGGCGGCGAGGGAGCCCGGGGCGGAAGGACTGGCCGGCATGGCGGCCTGCTGGCGGGTGTCGGTGGACGGCGGTGCGGGACTGGCCGCCGGACTGGAACGACTGGAGGGGGCCCTACGGGCCGAGCGGGACCGGCAGGAGTCGCTGCGGGCCCAGTTGGCGGGGGCACGGTCGACGGTGCTGGTGCTCGCCCTGCTGCCGCTGGTGGGCCTGCTGATCGGCACCGGGTTGGGTGCGGATCCGCTGCGGGTGCTGCTGCACACGCCGATGGGGTGGGGTTGCCTGCTGGCGGGCGGGGTGTTGGAGGCGTTGGGGCTGCTGTGGTGCCGGCGGATCGTCAAGGCGGCGGAGCGGTGACGGCCGGCTTCGTCGTCCACAGGCTGGGGATCGCCGTCTGCCTGGCCGTGGTCGCGCTGTGGCTGGTGTCGGCGGTGACGGCGCGGGTCCGGACGCGGGCGGCCGCGCGCAGGACCACGGCCTTGCTGGGGGCCGGACCCAGACCTCGCCCTCAGGTGCTCGGCTCCGCGCTCAGG comes from Streptomyces virginiae and encodes:
- a CDS encoding type II secretion system F family protein, which produces MLCAGAAAWGLAGGDRVSRRARMVLAAGGPAVPIGPLHRERLLIAVRVRAARWREWACLAAGLLVAVLGGSVIPSAVGAAAVPLVRRWLRVRARERARTARAAEVVALCGAVVGELRAGAQPGQALTAAMRRTAAGPGAPGAAEAGVLAAAAFGGDVPGALRQAAREPGAEGLAGMAACWRVSVDGGAGLAAGLERLEGALRAERDRQESLRAQLAGARSTVLVLALLPLVGLLIGTGLGADPLRVLLHTPMGWGCLLAGGVLEALGLLWCRRIVKAAER